Part of the Arachis hypogaea cultivar Tifrunner chromosome 6, arahy.Tifrunner.gnm2.J5K5, whole genome shotgun sequence genome, AGGAAATTAAGTATGgagtttttctttacttttagtATTTCACCTTTTTTATTGCCTTGTAACTTTAGCATTAGCGTTATGATCTGTCCATAGGGTGTTTCCCTTTCTCATGTGCGGCAAGAGTGGGGCCCATATGCTGTTATTGTGTTGAATCGAGGAAATCCGAAGACAGTTCTGATAAGGCAGTTAGCAAGAGAgtcaggtattcattcattccacatAACTTATTGGTTATGGTCATGTTTGACGGCCTGCGTCTTTTTGAACTTAAGGATAAAAACTGACTTTTGAATCTAATTTCTCAGTTGGCCTAATTTCAGCAGGCTAATACAGAAAAGTGAAACATTTTGTTTTGGGGGGTTTGGGAGGGGGTTAAATTGGTTTGTTGTTGGGAATTCTATTTGACGGCCTTTTGTCTGCTGCCATTCAGCTCTGTTGGTTTTAAATCATTCTAGCCAGCAGTTAGTCCATATATGTTCCCGGGAACCTAGTATTTAAATTTTAGGATATATTATAATAACTTCCCCCAAGGTTACAATGTGTCTGGATTATGCTGATCTTCCCAAAACCTCCCTTTATCAGATGTTATTGCTGTATGTATAGTCTTACATTTTACCAGATACATGATAGTGAATGTAGTAATCAGGTGCAGCCGTTTATGTATGTTTTTGCAAATAGAAGGGAATCAGGTTGAAGTTTACCAAATCTTGGAGAAAATGAGTGTAAAATTGCCATAAATTTTATCATGCTGTTGTCTGCCAGTTGCAAATAATAGTTGCAATTTGTGAGCCTCCATTAATTACTTTTGTGTGAGAGGACTGTCCAAATGGAAATTTGTAGACAACTGTAATAACTTAatttttgccatttattttctgaaAGCTAGGGCTGGTAATATATTCATATTAAGTGACATATTGTCACTGTTGAAAATGTAAGTCAAAGTTTAGTTCAAAATGTAAGCTCATAAGCTTATGGAAACTGAGTGACTTTGTTTTGAAACCTCATTTCCGTCCTCTTTAATTTTGGTTTTCTTTTATCATGGTATAATATTTCAGGTCCCCCAGACCAATGTCTGTCTCCAATCCATCCAATGCTCCTGAGCTGTCTATTGcttcagaaaataaaagaaaaaggaaaaaaagaacaaAGTTGGTACTTTTATCTATTTTCTGTCCTATTTATtgtaaatttttggtttttttcgatTTTGCATTAACCAATGTTCTGTGGTTGTGGTTCCAAACTTAATGCATATAATGAACTGctattttttccaaaataatcaTCACATATTCTGCTTTCTTTCcagattatttattttattaaaattttttaattcatgctttcaacTGTGTTATTAAGGTCATCAAAATGGGCTAACAAGTCAAAGTCTTCCAAGAGTGCTTCTATTCCTATTCTACCAAAGACGACGACTTCATGGAAGATGAGAAAGAAGGGAGTGTTcgccattatttatttattgttattgaCATTTTTAAAGTTTCTAAGATAATATGTTTGGAGCTGCATTTTTCAGAACCAAATCATTTCCACTTTATTCTAACGAATTTATATTATTACTAGGAAGCTGTCAGGAAACTCAGAGATTCTGGAAGTTACTTCAAATGCTAAGTGTTTATCCCCACAAAATAAGAGCCAATGGAAAATAACTAAGAAGTTAGTCCTCACTCACCTTTATATGTCCTATCCAGCTGTAGAGTTGTTTTTTTGTCATTCTTTATTCTTTAGTGATGATAATCATCATTTCTCTACACAATTTATTCTTTTCAAGGGATCAGCGGTTGCATAAGTTAGTTTTTGAAGAGAATGGATTACCTGATGGAACTGAAGTTGCTTATTATGCCCGTGGGAAGGTTGTTTGTATGTGTAATTCTAGTAGAAGCTACTGTTTGTTGATTATTCTGTTAACATGTACATTGTGGATGACAGAGATTGCTTGAAGGCTTTAAAATGGGCTCTGGAATTGTTTGCAGATGCTGCGACTCTGAGGTTTTGCTCCTTTCACATGGTTGTATAATTATAGATATTCCTCTAGGTTCTCTAAGTTGTAAACATAATGCTTTCAATTCCACATGTGTTGCAGGTCAGCCCTTCACAGTTTGAGGCCCATGCAGGTTGCGCTTCTCGCAAGAAACCGTGAGTCATTGTTTCCTTTTTGTTTACTGGTTGTGTTGTGGGCAGGATGTAAAGCAGCTTTTTGGAATGCTTTTTAACTGTGCATATGTATTTATTAAGGATATTGTAATGTTTTTGAGCAGTTATGCTTACATTTATACATCAAATGGTGTATCTCTCCATGAGTTAGCAATATCTCTCTCCAAAGATCGAAAATATTCGGCAACAGATAACGATGATCTATGCATTGTTTGTTGGGATGGTGGAAATTTGTTGCTTTGTGATGGATGCCCAAGAGCATTTCATAAAGGTCagatatacaatattaaaaatttgagGGACAAATATCTGTTGGCAAATATCTGctttgtaactctgtgaattgtGAAATGTGGAATCATCTTTATTCATCATTGTTTATCCTCTCTTTCCTCAGCTTTTATAGAATGTAGTTTACTCCTTGGGCCTTGCTTTGAGTCATTATTGTACGTGGACTTCTTTAATGTGATGTATCTttgcaaaattattttaattttcaatttcacaTATATGGCTCTTTGCTTTTGGTGCCTGAAATTTTGTTTCAAGATATACTGGATCACAAGGAATATTTTCTCTTTGATAAATTACAAAATAGTCATGTTGACTCTTCTAACTGGTCTTTCATGTACTTATGTTTTGAATTGTACAGAATGTGCATCTCTATCAAGTATTCCACGCGGTGACTGGTATTGTGAATTTTGCCAAAACATGTTTCAGAGAGAGAAGTTTGTGGCGTACAATTCCAATGCTGTTGCAGCTGGAAGGGTTGAAGGAGTTGATCCTATCCAAGCAATAACAAACAGATGCATACGCATAGTCAAAGATGTTGAAGCTGACCTTGGTGCATGTGCTTTATGCAGGTGTCATAAATACTGGAAACCATTTCATTTATTTGATTTCATTTATCTGTGACTTGCACTTAGTTATATAATACCGAAGAGAATTTTTTGTTCATGCAGAGGTGTTGACTTCAGCAGATCCGGCTTTGGCCCACGCACCATTATACTATGTGACCAGGTGTTGATTCTAGTTCTGTTTTGATTTTGGTTTTACTTGGCACTGCTAACATCCAAGTCTAGTTTTCTTTTCTCGTAGAAGTGTTTAATGATTCGTGATTAGTTCTTGATCTAAGTAATCAAAAGTTAGTTTTTATTTGCTATCCCTATTGTTTGCTGCAGTGTGAAAAGGAATATCATGTTGGCTGTTTGAGGGAACATAAGATAGCATATTTGAAGGTATGCAATTTGTTGATCTGTTTTTATACGTGAACATTCATTTGGATGCCTTGGATTCCTCTGATGCCACTTCTCTGGTGTATTGGACCTAATATCTCTGGAACCCAACGACAGGAATTGCCAGTGGGGAAGTGGCTTTGTTGTAATGATTGTACAAGAATACATTCTACTTTGGAGAACCTTCTGGTCATGGGTGCTGAGAGACTCCCTGAATCTCTACTGGGaattataaagaaaaagcaagagGAGAAAGGACTGGAACCCCTCAATGATATTGACGTAAGATGGAAGCTTCTTAATGGGAAAATTGCTTCTCGTGAAACCAGGCCATTGCTTTTGGAGGCTGTTTCAATCTTCCACGTAAGTGCTGGCCATCTTCTGAATTTGTTTATAACCTTTTGTGCTTCTCCCTTGAGTGGATGGAGGTTATTATCCTTTCTGATTCCCCAACAAATCATAGAGCTAATTTGCTTCTTAACCCTTGGAAAACTATATTTCTGTCCTTTGTTTTTAGTTATACACTTTCTGAGTTAATTCTTGTATGTTTATTTGGCTGTATCTTGTGATTTAACGATAACTGGAAAAATTATGAGATCGTGCTTTTGTTGGCATGATTTGATGCTTGCTCTCATGTTGCCAAATTTTCCGGTGGATTTCCCTTTGACAAGATTTAGTAGTTTATTAACTAGTTGCCAGTTGGATATTAATATAGGATCAGGATCTCATCATACGGGAATTATCAGGACATTGTCATGTTCGCATTCCCATAGtctcattattttaaaaatataacgaCAGTTTAATTTTGAACATCTGCACTCATTTATTAAACACTATTAAATCAATCTTTTGCCTCCCCTTATTTATCCTTGAAAAATACTGAACCTTGGAGGTGAGTATATGTtagggacttgggtattatgCGGTGCCAAACTCCTACATCGGGTAGTATGGGATGCTTGATGTTGTATACAAGGAGAGTGGTTCTTCTCCTTTATTAGCTAGCTATTAAGGTATGGTTTTCCACTTTCCATTAACATATGTCATTGCTCAACTTGCATACAGGGTGTTCCCTAGTGTGCTGCATTTACAAATGCTTTGCATGGGGCATTAATTGTTTAATGTGTTACAACGTGATCTCTCTAGTACTAAGATATCACCTTGGACTACCACATTTGAGTGTTCAATGAGATCATTTGATGCATTTATTGGACTTATGATATGCAGAGTCTGAGATATCTCATGCACATTTCAGGAATGTTTCAGTCCCATAGTTGATGCAATTAGTGGACGGGACTTTATTTCAGCCATGGTTTATGGGTATGAATACTCCTTTACAACAATGTTTTCAACTCGTTTTTGGTACAGTTTCTATTTTTCCTTCATCCCAAATAATGCATCCTTCTTATAGAAGGAATATTCGGGGGCAGGAGTTTGGAGGAATGTATTGTGCAGTATTAATGGTCAAGTaaggttttattttctcttcttcattgtggTTGCTATTGgtatttcatttttaaattactGTTTACAGTTTTCCTTTCTGTATTTTGACCTTGAAGTTCATATGTGGTATCTGTGGGCATGCTTCGAATTTTTGGCAAAGATATTGCCGAACTCCCCTTGGTTGCAACCACTAACAAGGACCACGGAAAGGTGCAAGACTGTAGTTTTGGTTGCATCATTACTCTGTCTTCTTGCTGACATGATCTATGCTATATCATTTTGATTTATAGCTTTGCATTGTGATCAATTGTACTTGTCTGTAGCGCATTAATTATATATTTGGTTGGTATGTCAGGGTTACTTCCAAACACTCTTCTCTTGCATTGAGAGGCTGCTTTCTTTCTTGAATGTGAAGAACCTTGTGCTACCAGCTGCAGAAGAAGCAGAATCGATATGGACAAATAAATTTGGATTTAGCAAGATGATACCAGACCAGGTGTTTATTCTGCTTTACTACTTTTTGGTTGGTAGCTAGGTTTACATTTGCCGCTTCTTCAAATAGCATTTTTGAGTTGAGAGCTACATCTGTTTCTTTGACCCATTATTTTAGCCTGCCTCCATTATGAGAATGGAACCTCAGCCTCCAAAATGGGATAAAAAATTCTGATTCGGTTTAACCTTGTGCTGCAGCTTATCAGCTACAGAAAGAATTGCCATCAGATGGTGACATTCAAAGGTACAAATATGCTTCATAAAACGGTGCCTCCCTGTCGGATCATCCCCAATCAACCATGGCAATCTGATATTTAAAGGTCAAATATGAAAAGAGAAAACCCCTTTGCTTTTGCGTTTCATTTTTCACATTCTGCTGTTTTTGTACATGTATCATGATCCCTTTCCTGCCCATTGATTcataaaatattcataatttaTAGTGCTACTGTTCCTAACTCCTAACTCCCAAGTCCTAACGTAGTTTTGTTCCCAAGTTTAGCAAACACAAGTTCCTTATCTTGATCATGACTATCACCCCTTTTTGTCATTCTTCCAATCACAGAAAATATTAGCAATGGGGAAACACTATCCAAACTGATAATATACGATGCAGGTTATATAATGAGCagctttttcttttatgatttagaattttgATGCTTTGCAAACACAAATGATTTTACATTTGAATATTGTTTTCTTAGCTCCAATATCTTcgatttgaatttctttattcgGATTATTAGGTTACTAATTGTTCATATCCTGGTCGAAAACATAAAACTGGACCCAATAAAAATGAATAATCCACCTAAAAGGGGGTGATTTCTACTCATACccaacctctttaaagaggtcgggcaCGATAAAAGAGACCGGTTTgtacttatctaaataagtaatTGTCTCTCCGAATCTCTATTATTATTTCTATCTTCGTTAAAAGATATATCCTAACAAACTCCCAAAATAAAGAGACGGTTATCCACCAATAAATGTAGAACTACTCCAATAAAAGTGGTTAacaactctactataaatacactaacacccCTCAGTTATATTCACGTTCTAATCTATTTAAAACTTGCATAAagcccttactaacttaagcatcagaatctcttgtaggtaccacccctcACTTCCTCATGAGAAACTCGGACGGCGGTACCTCGGCATTAGAACAAGTCGGACATTGCCCGTAAAGGAGTTTGGACTTCACACTTGGGCCCAAAAGCAACGCAGTTCACACCTAGGCCCAAAAGCAAcccagtttcaagtaaccctcgaaacattggcaaCGTTGCCGGGAACTTGGAATTCGACCCCTAATAATGGCGGACAATTAGTATGAATACGGTCACAGGACGTCTGAATCAGAGCCTGAGCCCACTGGGATGACCTCATACTCGTAATTCCTCCACCACGAAAAAGAATGCATGTTCCTCACAGAGAAGGGACATAAAAAAACCCCAGTCGAAACAAATTCAATCAGTGGTGCATCTGCTAGAAGATTAAGAACCACCATATCCCACAGAGATATTAGGTTTAGTCCATGGGCATCGTGAATGATTAGAACAATTCGAACAAGAAGTTGAGCGTCAACGAAAAGCAGAGCGAGTGTAACAACccgagtttttgaaaataaaatgattagttatttgtgatttattatatttgttgaggattttattttaagaaaattatttttctgaaagtaattaataaaagtctaatattttgaatttaaaaataattaagaattatatgtaattttttataataattgaaatttaaattaattagaatttttatataatctttattgaatatttggtataattgaaattataatttttgtaattgaaaaataagaaagaatataATTTAATCTAAGTAAATTCATAATCTattatgaatgaattatgttattaatttgaactcttagaaattaatttattaaaaatgattagactgatttttataataatttaagttcaagtcaattaatatttatgtacaatttgtattataattagttattttataaattgaaaataaagttttagtaacaaaaaataataaaaaattatatcatttaatttgaataattaatattaaatttaaactatattttataaaaatgtgattaatatgtttattttataatttaaattaaaaataattaattgaacataacaatatgttgataaataatgttcttaaatatttttaatgaagTATATTTGGTTTTAGAATTATtctaccctccaattttatcaaaatatctattcatatgtATCCTTATTcctttataaaatccctaatttctaatcctaaaTTTCCAATTTCATTTTACCCTAAATTctcaaattaaacaaagaaacccTAATTTTTCCCTTTTTCCAGCCTCTAAAACGCGCAGCCCTTCATCCCATTTTCTCTCCTTTCAGCATAAAACACCCACACTCacgggggagagagagagagagagagagagagaaagagagagagagagagagagagagagagagagagagagagagagagagagagagagagagagagagagacgccgTTGCAGGGGAAGACTAGAGCCAAGGCAGAGAGCAGCGCCGAGAGGGAGAGAGGCTGCCATCATCGTCGTCGTTCTTGCTTGCCGAAGGAAGCTGCCGCAAGCCTTGTCAATGTCAAGAATAAGGaacagagagtgagagagagctcACGGTGAAAAGAGAGGATACACCGCCTTTCAATCCCATTGCTGCCCATGGAGTTGCGAGGAGCACCGCCACCATCGTCGTGGCGTGTGGGCTTCGTGCAGAGAAGAGATTGAATGTAACGACAGAGGGTGGGGGACCGTTTCGCCGCTGTCGTGCTATGAGCGCCGTCACAGTGGTTGCCGTCGCCGCTGCCTGGGTTCCTGTGGTCCAAGCTGCCATCAATAGAGCTCGCCAAAAATGTTTAGAGGTTTTTGCCACTTACTCTGATTCTGTTATGTTATGAAAACGTCACTGCTACCACTGGAATCATGAACCAAAAAGGAGAGGAGGCCGTTTAACCTTGTAACTGTTGCTGCCATGGAAATAGGTGCTAGAAACTGCTAACAAATGTTTAGTGGGTAATTGCAAATgatttatgattgtttggaatatcTGAATGATAAGTTTGAGTTGGAATTTTGACTGAATTTAATGAATATGTGTTTGATTTCTTGATTATTTGGGAATGCTGAAAATTCTGATTATTAGCTAGTTGTAATGAAAATTTGTTGAGTTGTGACTAATTGATGAGAATTTGTTGAAATGTGGCTGTGAATGGTGATTTATTTGATATTacttattaaattgaaatatgatgagttaattattgaaaatCTGACATTTTGATAATTGAGGAATTGAGTTTGGATTGTAGTTGTAATTGTGACTGGTTTGCTTGATGGTGTTCTGATAGCtgttgttacgatgggtaactggAGATTAGTGAGCAGGACTCGTTAGGTTGGTCCAATCGTCTGAAGGAGGGAGCCCTTTGACTAAGTTCGCATCTAggagcctccgtccgacttgtgtacGCGCGAGAGAATGGGGGTGGTacatgcaaagacactccgatgcctaagtcagcaagggtctaaACAAGTTTAGAgaatattggaacttagagataccgaggggtgtcagtgtatttatagtggtgaaccaataaccaccattggagtagttccatcttttaaggaggataaccaTCCCTTTATCTTAGAAAGGTtgggatatggctcctggaagtgggttgagagattttaggggcagttgcTTATTTGAATGGGTGTTATCtgccagtgatgagcggataatttgtatactttttggcattgtttttagtatgtttttagtatgatatagttagtttttagtatatttttattagtttttagttaaaattcacttttctggactttactatgagtttgtgtgtttttctgtgatttcaggtattttctagctgaaattgaggggcctgagcaaaaatctgattcagagaccaaaaaggactgcagatgctgttggattctgacctccctgcactcgaagtggattttctggagctacagaagcccaattggcgcgctctcaacggcgttggaaagtagacatcctgggctttccagcaatatatgatagtccatactttgcccaagatttgatggcccaaaccggcgttcaaagtcacctcaagaaatcccagcgttaaacgctggaactggcacccaaatgggagttaaacgcccaaactggcaccaaagctggcgtttaactccaagaagagtctctgcacgaaaaatgcttcaatgctcagcccaagcacacaccaagtgggcccggaagtggatttttatgtcatttactcatttctgtacaccttaggctactagttttctataagtaggaccttttactattgtattgagattttttgatcactttagatcttaagaggactttggtagctatcttcatttttatgctatcttagatcattgggaggctggccattcggccatgcctagacct contains:
- the LOC112696573 gene encoding uncharacterized protein, with amino-acid sequence MDQSPLVPAEVPDFIGGGGGGSSNTRNVSMVNGYIVYTRANMGHRNLCNEISNTNESKKFRIREDVEPNAKLPMKENNGTKILAGKKNKCSEPKCELSVSMVRPFKRFTRRSAALEGKVVSNDVGGEVSGISRNKLEMKMSKKIVVNKTPMTVKELFHTGLLDGVSVVYMGGIKKASGLRGVIRDLGILCSCSLCNERRIIPPSKFEVHACGQYRRAAEYICLENGKSLLDLSRTCRGVPLYDLEATVQNFLRSPHEEKHFTCKRCKGCFPFSCAARVGPICCYCVESRKSEDSSDKAVSKRVRSPRPMSVSNPSNAPELSIASENKRKRKKRTKSSKWANKSKSSKSASIPILPKTTTSWKMRKKGVFAIIYLLLLTFLKFLRYIITRKLSGNSEILEVTSNAKCLSPQNKSQWKITKKDQRLHKLVFEENGLPDGTEVAYYARGKRLLEGFKMGSGIVCRCCDSEVSPSQFEAHAGCASRKKPYAYIYTSNGVSLHELAISLSKDRKYSATDNDDLCIVCWDGGNLLLCDGCPRAFHKECASLSSIPRGDWYCEFCQNMFQREKFVAYNSNAVAAGRVEGVDPIQAITNRCIRIVKDVEADLGACALCRGVDFSRSGFGPRTIILCDQCEKEYHVGCLREHKIAYLKELPVGKWLCCNDCTRIHSTLENLLVMGAERLPESLLGIIKKKQEEKGLEPLNDIDVRWKLLNGKIASRETRPLLLEAVSIFHECFSPIVDAISGRDFISAMVYGRNIRGQEFGGMYCAVLMVNSYVVSVGMLRIFGKDIAELPLVATTNKDHGKGYFQTLFSCIERLLSFLNVKNLVLPAAEEAESIWTNKFGFSKMIPDQLISYRKNCHQMVTFKGTNMLHKTVPPCRIIPNQPWQSDI